Proteins encoded within one genomic window of Corynebacterium aurimucosum:
- a CDS encoding RDD family protein translates to MADNNDGFEHGQWPGQTLGLPKEGSGALASVMRRTFGVLIDWILAMIIANLLELVTDSLGGPAFLGYAVWVVMGIVCGWLFARTPGMAILGMGVARLDVPGTSVGLWRAAVRTLLTAVLFPAAMVDADGRGLHDRATGTAVIMA, encoded by the coding sequence ATGGCAGATAACAACGACGGCTTTGAGCACGGGCAGTGGCCTGGGCAAACATTGGGCTTGCCTAAGGAGGGCTCAGGCGCTCTGGCTTCTGTAATGCGGCGCACTTTTGGCGTCCTCATTGACTGGATTTTGGCGATGATCATCGCCAACCTTCTCGAACTCGTTACGGATTCGCTCGGCGGTCCAGCTTTCTTGGGCTACGCCGTGTGGGTGGTCATGGGCATCGTGTGCGGTTGGCTCTTCGCCCGCACTCCGGGAATGGCCATTCTCGGCATGGGCGTGGCGCGTCTCGACGTGCCGGGCACTTCTGTCGGTTTGTGGCGGGCGGCGGTCCGTACGCTGTTGACCGCTGTGCTTTTCCCCGCAGCGATGGTTGATGCCGACGGCCGTGGCCTCCACGACCGCGCCACCGGCACCGCCGTCATCATGGCCTAA